One Leclercia pneumoniae genomic region harbors:
- a CDS encoding metal ABC transporter permease, protein MMWHLLFQPFVEYGFMRRALVVCLALSVSTTALGVFLLLRRLSLMGDALSHAILPGVAVGYLLSGMSLLAMSVGGFIAGITVALVAGLVSRRTPLKEDASFAGFYLGSLALGVTLVSLRGSNVDLLHLLFGSILAVDRDAALFVAGVCIFTLLTLALFYRGLVSEAFDTAWLQVNARWLPALLHGLFLALLVLNLVAGFQVLGTLMAVGLMMLPAVAARCWARTLPGLLLFAGVSGIFCAWLGLSLSWAISLPAGPAIVLTASGLFFFSILCGTRSRLAHSLRALF, encoded by the coding sequence ATGATGTGGCATCTCCTTTTTCAGCCCTTTGTTGAGTATGGCTTTATGCGCCGGGCGCTGGTCGTCTGCCTTGCGTTGTCGGTCAGTACCACGGCGCTGGGGGTCTTTTTACTGCTACGCCGCCTGAGCCTGATGGGGGATGCGCTCTCGCACGCCATTCTGCCGGGCGTGGCGGTGGGCTATCTGCTAAGCGGAATGTCGTTACTGGCAATGAGCGTCGGCGGGTTTATCGCCGGGATAACCGTGGCGCTGGTGGCGGGGCTGGTGAGCCGACGCACGCCGTTAAAAGAGGATGCCAGTTTCGCCGGGTTTTATCTTGGCTCCCTGGCGCTGGGGGTGACGCTGGTGTCGCTGCGCGGTTCAAATGTGGATCTCCTGCACTTGCTATTTGGTTCCATCCTGGCGGTAGACCGTGATGCGGCGCTGTTCGTGGCGGGGGTCTGCATCTTCACCTTATTAACGCTGGCGCTGTTCTATCGCGGGCTGGTTAGCGAGGCATTCGATACGGCCTGGCTGCAGGTGAACGCCCGCTGGCTGCCTGCGCTACTGCACGGTCTCTTTCTGGCGCTGTTAGTGCTCAATCTGGTCGCCGGTTTTCAGGTGCTGGGTACGCTGATGGCGGTGGGGTTGATGATGCTGCCCGCGGTGGCGGCCCGCTGCTGGGCGAGGACGCTGCCCGGATTGCTCCTTTTTGCCGGGGTAAGCGGCATTTTCTGTGCCTGGCTGGGGCTTAGCCTCTCGTGGGCGATCAGCCTACCGGCGGGGCCGGCGATTGTACTTACTGCCAGTGGTCTCTTTTTCTTTTCGATTTTATGTGGCACGCGCAGCAGGCTGGCTCACAGCCTGCGAGCGCTTTTTTAA
- a CDS encoding metal ABC transporter substrate-binding protein, translating to MKRTGVMMALALSLLAQGVQAKTLNVVASFSILGDITQQVGGDHVKVTTLVGPDGDPHTFEPSPKDSAALSKADVVVVNGLGLEGWLDRLVKASGFKGTLVVASAGVPTHTLVEDGETITDPHAWNSAANGALYARNVLNGLIKADPEEKIALEAAGKSYITQLTELDSWAKARFQPIPTAKRKVLTSHDAFGYFGRAYGVTFIAPQGLSSESEASAAQVAAIITQIKADGVKTWFMENQLDPRLVKQIASATGAQPGGELYPEALSAKGGVADTYVKAFRHNVDTLVNSMK from the coding sequence ATGAAACGTACAGGGGTTATGATGGCGCTCGCACTGAGCCTGCTGGCTCAGGGGGTGCAGGCGAAGACGCTGAACGTCGTTGCCAGTTTTTCAATTCTGGGGGATATCACCCAACAGGTCGGGGGCGACCACGTCAAGGTAACGACGCTGGTGGGGCCGGATGGCGATCCTCATACTTTCGAACCGTCACCGAAAGACAGCGCAGCGCTGAGTAAAGCCGACGTGGTGGTTGTGAATGGACTCGGGCTGGAGGGCTGGCTCGATCGGCTGGTGAAGGCGTCTGGTTTTAAAGGCACGCTGGTGGTGGCGTCGGCGGGTGTTCCAACGCACACGCTGGTTGAGGACGGAGAGACCATTACCGATCCGCATGCCTGGAATAGCGCCGCCAACGGTGCGTTGTATGCCCGGAATGTATTGAATGGGCTGATAAAGGCGGATCCCGAAGAAAAGATCGCGCTGGAGGCGGCGGGGAAATCCTATATTACGCAGTTAACAGAGCTCGATAGCTGGGCAAAAGCACGCTTTCAGCCCATCCCAACGGCGAAGCGAAAAGTGCTGACCAGCCATGACGCTTTCGGCTATTTTGGCCGCGCCTATGGGGTCACGTTTATCGCTCCGCAGGGACTATCATCGGAGAGTGAAGCCAGCGCTGCCCAGGTTGCCGCTATCATCACGCAAATTAAAGCCGACGGCGTAAAGACCTGGTTTATGGAGAATCAGCTGGATCCGCGGCTCGTGAAACAGATTGCATCGGCGACCGGCGCACAGCCTGGCGGCGAGCTCTATCCCGAAGCGCTCTCTGCAAAAGGGGGCGTGGCAGACACCTACGTTAAAGCGTTTCGCCACAACGTGGATACTCTCGTCAACAGCATGAAGTGA
- the pncC gene encoding nicotinamide-nucleotide amidase, whose protein sequence is MTDHELMQLSEEVGRALKQRGATLTTAESCTGGWVAKVITDIAGSSAWFERGFVTYSNEAKAQMIGVREPTLEEHGAVSEPVVIEMAIGALRAARADYAISISGIAGPDGGSDLKPVGTVWFGFATAQGEGITRRECFTGDRENVRRQATEYALKTLWQQFLQKT, encoded by the coding sequence ATGACTGACCATGAACTCATGCAGCTCAGCGAAGAAGTAGGGCGAGCGCTGAAACAGCGCGGCGCAACGCTCACCACAGCAGAATCTTGTACTGGCGGCTGGGTGGCGAAGGTGATTACCGATATCGCCGGTAGCTCCGCCTGGTTTGAACGCGGATTTGTTACCTATAGTAATGAAGCAAAAGCGCAAATGATTGGCGTTCGGGAGCCGACGCTGGAAGAGCATGGCGCAGTGAGCGAACCGGTGGTTATAGAGATGGCAATAGGTGCATTGCGTGCCGCCCGCGCCGATTACGCAATCTCCATTAGCGGCATTGCCGGGCCGGATGGCGGCAGCGATCTTAAGCCGGTCGGCACCGTATGGTTTGGCTTTGCGACGGCGCAGGGCGAGGGGATTACCCGACGCGAATGCTTCACCGGCGACCGGGAAAATGTGCGCCGTCAGGCCACCGAATATGCGTTAAAAACACTCTGGCAACAATTTCTACAAAAGACTTGA
- the norR gene encoding nitric oxide reductase transcriptional regulator NorR codes for MSFSVDVLAKIAIELQTGIGHQDRFQRLISTLRHVLACDASALLRYEGRQFIPLAIDGLAQDVLGRRFSLEGHPRLETIARAGDVVRFPADSDLPDPYDGLIPGQESLKVHACIGLPLFAGQNLIGALTLDGMSPDQFDTFSDEELRLIAALAAGALNNALLIEQLESQNMLPGSPAAFEPVAHTEMIGLSPGMIQLKKEIDIVAASDLNVLIFGETGTGKELVAKGIHEASPRAVNPLVYLNCAALPESVAESELFGHVKGAFTGAISNRSGKFEMADNGTLFLDEIGELSLSLQAKLLRVLQYGDIQRVGDDRSLRVNVRVLAATNRDLREEVLAGNFRADLFHRLSVFPLSVPPLRERGEDVALLAGFFCEQCRLKMGLARVVLSPAARSHLLSYGWPGNVRELEHAIHRAVVLARAARHGDEVVIQPGHFALQDDTPLAVTADAPAPGKENLREATEDFQRQMITRALEQNNRSWAASARALETDVANLHRLAKRLGLKG; via the coding sequence ATGAGCTTTTCCGTAGACGTGCTGGCGAAAATCGCTATCGAGTTGCAAACCGGTATCGGTCATCAGGACCGTTTTCAACGCTTAATTTCGACCCTGCGTCACGTACTGGCCTGTGATGCCTCGGCGCTGCTGCGCTATGAAGGGCGGCAGTTTATACCGTTGGCTATCGATGGACTGGCGCAGGATGTTTTGGGGCGGCGCTTCTCGCTTGAAGGCCACCCGCGGCTTGAAACCATCGCCCGTGCCGGGGATGTGGTGCGCTTTCCCGCAGACAGCGATCTGCCCGATCCCTACGATGGCCTCATCCCGGGGCAGGAGAGCCTGAAGGTGCATGCCTGCATCGGCCTGCCGCTGTTTGCCGGGCAAAATCTGATAGGGGCGCTCACCCTCGACGGTATGTCGCCTGACCAGTTCGATACCTTCAGTGATGAGGAGTTGCGGTTGATTGCCGCGCTGGCCGCCGGGGCGCTGAACAATGCGCTGCTGATTGAACAGCTGGAGAGCCAGAATATGTTGCCCGGTAGCCCGGCGGCATTTGAGCCCGTGGCGCATACCGAGATGATTGGCCTCTCGCCGGGGATGATACAGCTCAAAAAAGAGATCGACATCGTGGCGGCATCTGACCTGAACGTATTGATCTTTGGCGAGACCGGTACTGGCAAAGAGCTGGTCGCGAAGGGGATCCACGAGGCTTCGCCGCGCGCGGTCAACCCGCTGGTCTATCTCAATTGCGCCGCACTGCCAGAAAGCGTGGCGGAGAGTGAACTCTTTGGGCATGTGAAAGGGGCATTTACCGGGGCTATCAGCAACCGTAGCGGTAAGTTTGAAATGGCCGACAACGGCACGCTGTTTCTTGATGAAATTGGTGAGCTATCGTTATCGTTGCAGGCCAAGCTGCTGCGCGTGTTGCAGTATGGCGATATCCAGCGGGTGGGGGATGACCGCAGCCTGCGCGTCAATGTGCGCGTTTTGGCGGCTACCAACCGCGATCTGCGCGAGGAGGTGCTGGCCGGTAATTTCCGCGCCGATCTTTTCCATCGCCTGAGCGTATTTCCACTCTCCGTGCCGCCGTTACGTGAGCGTGGCGAAGATGTGGCGCTGCTGGCGGGCTTTTTCTGCGAGCAGTGTCGTCTGAAAATGGGTCTTGCTCGCGTCGTGCTAAGCCCTGCCGCCCGTTCACATCTGTTGAGTTACGGTTGGCCCGGCAACGTGCGCGAACTGGAACATGCTATTCACCGGGCGGTAGTACTGGCGCGGGCTGCGCGCCATGGCGATGAGGTGGTGATTCAGCCCGGCCATTTTGCCCTGCAGGATGACACCCCCCTGGCGGTGACAGCGGATGCCCCGGCACCGGGGAAAGAAAACCTTCGTGAAGCGACAGAAGATTTTCAACGGCAGATGATTACCCGCGCGCTGGAACAGAACAACCGCAGTTGGGCGGCAAGCGCGCGGGCGCTGGAAACCGACGTGGCCAACCTGCACCGGCTGGCAAAACGTCTGGGGCTGAAGGGCTAG
- a CDS encoding metal ABC transporter ATP-binding protein produces MIELQRLVVGYHRQPITRPLDEVILRGSMTAITGANGCGKSTLLKTLAGFLPPVSGTFRWQEKRPVIGWLAQRHELEAQFPLTVKDVVSMGCWPTLSLFAGTGQQARARIDHALERVGLAALASTVIDELSGGQFQRMLFARVMVQHAPLVMLDEPFTGVDEATSHILMELILEMAQQGRTVLAVLHDSERVTRHFSQVLRLDAAPSLETGVGMRVA; encoded by the coding sequence ATGATCGAACTACAACGCCTCGTGGTGGGCTACCACCGCCAGCCCATCACGCGTCCGCTGGATGAGGTGATCCTGCGCGGCAGTATGACCGCCATCACCGGCGCTAACGGCTGCGGCAAATCGACGCTCCTGAAAACGCTGGCAGGATTCCTCCCTCCGGTCAGCGGGACGTTCCGCTGGCAGGAAAAGCGGCCTGTTATCGGTTGGCTTGCCCAGCGACACGAACTGGAGGCGCAATTCCCCCTGACGGTGAAGGATGTCGTAAGCATGGGATGCTGGCCAACCCTCTCGCTGTTTGCCGGAACCGGACAACAGGCGCGTGCGCGTATCGATCATGCGCTGGAGCGGGTAGGGCTGGCGGCGCTGGCAAGCACGGTGATTGACGAACTCTCCGGGGGGCAATTTCAACGCATGCTCTTTGCGCGGGTCATGGTACAGCATGCGCCGCTGGTCATGCTGGATGAACCCTTCACCGGCGTGGATGAAGCGACCAGTCACATATTGATGGAGCTGATACTTGAGATGGCGCAGCAGGGGCGAACCGTGCTGGCGGTGCTTCATGACAGCGAGCGCGTCACGCGCCACTTTTCGCAGGTCCTGCGCCTGGATGCCGCCCCGTCTTTAGAGACCGGCGTTGGGATGAGGGTGGCATGA
- the norV gene encoding anaerobic nitric oxide reductase flavorubredoxin: protein MSILVKNNIHWVGQRDWEVRDFHGTEYKTLRGSSYNSYLIREGKNVLIDTVDHKFSREFVQNLRSEIDLETIDYIIINHAEEDHAGALTELMSHIPNTPIYCTTNAIDSINGHHHHPEWNFHTVKTGDTLDIGNGKQLIFVETPMLHWPDSMMTYMTGDAVLFSNDAFGQHYCDERLFNDEVDQTELFEQCQRYYANILTPFSRLVTPKITEILGFNLPVDMIATSHGVVWRENPTQIVELYLKWAADYQEDRITIFYDTMSNNTRMMADAIAQGINEVDPNVAVKIFNVARSDKNEILTNTFRSKGVLVGTSTMNNVMMPKIAGLVEEMTGLRFRNKRASAFGSHGWSGGAVDRLSTRLQDAGFEMSMSLKAKWRPDIDALEICRQHGRDIARQWALAPLPEATAKPAEPQPASSCAAASADLGPRMQCSVCQWIYDPELGEPLQDVAPGTPWSDVPDNFLCPECSLGKDVFDELASEAK, encoded by the coding sequence ATGTCTATTCTGGTTAAAAATAACATTCATTGGGTTGGTCAACGTGATTGGGAAGTGCGTGATTTTCACGGAACGGAATACAAAACGCTGCGCGGCAGCAGCTATAACAGCTATCTCATTCGTGAAGGCAAAAATGTCCTGATTGATACCGTCGATCATAAATTCAGCCGCGAGTTCGTGCAGAACCTGCGTAGCGAAATTGATTTGGAGACTATCGACTACATCATCATTAACCACGCGGAAGAGGACCACGCCGGGGCACTGACCGAGCTGATGTCCCATATTCCGAACACGCCAATCTACTGCACCACCAACGCAATCGACTCGATTAACGGTCATCACCACCATCCGGAGTGGAATTTCCACACCGTGAAAACCGGCGATACCCTGGATATCGGTAACGGCAAACAGCTGATCTTCGTGGAAACGCCAATGCTGCACTGGCCGGACAGCATGATGACTTACATGACCGGCGACGCGGTACTGTTCAGTAACGACGCCTTCGGCCAGCACTACTGCGATGAACGTCTGTTCAACGACGAAGTGGACCAGACCGAGCTGTTCGAACAGTGCCAGCGCTACTACGCCAACATTCTTACGCCATTCAGCCGTCTGGTGACGCCAAAAATTACCGAGATCCTCGGCTTTAACCTGCCGGTGGATATGATTGCCACCTCCCACGGCGTGGTATGGCGTGAAAATCCCACCCAGATTGTCGAGCTGTACCTGAAATGGGCGGCGGATTACCAGGAAGACCGCATCACTATCTTCTACGACACCATGTCCAACAACACCCGCATGATGGCAGACGCCATTGCCCAGGGGATCAACGAAGTGGATCCGAACGTGGCGGTGAAAATTTTCAACGTGGCTCGCAGCGATAAAAACGAAATCCTGACCAATACCTTCCGCTCCAAAGGCGTGCTGGTGGGTACCTCCACCATGAACAACGTGATGATGCCAAAAATCGCGGGCCTCGTGGAGGAGATGACCGGCCTGCGTTTCCGTAATAAACGCGCCAGCGCCTTTGGCTCCCACGGCTGGAGCGGCGGCGCGGTTGACCGTCTCTCTACCCGCCTGCAGGATGCCGGTTTCGAAATGTCCATGAGCCTGAAAGCCAAATGGCGCCCGGACATCGACGCACTGGAAATCTGCCGCCAGCACGGTCGCGATATCGCCCGTCAGTGGGCGCTCGCTCCGCTGCCGGAAGCCACAGCAAAACCGGCCGAACCACAGCCTGCCAGCAGCTGTGCCGCCGCTTCTGCCGATCTCGGCCCGCGCATGCAGTGCAGCGTCTGCCAGTGGATTTATGACCCGGAACTGGGCGAGCCGCTGCAGGATGTTGCGCCGGGCACGCCGTGGAGTGACGTACCAGACAACTTCCTCTGCCCGGAATGTTCGCTGGGTAAAGACGTCTTTGACGAACTGGCATCGGAGGCAAAATGA
- the mltB gene encoding lytic murein transglycosylase B, whose product MFKRRYAALLPALIMLAACSSKPKTEEVQQTAGAPSGGFLLEPQHNVMQMGGDFANNPAAQQFIDKMVSKHGFNKQQLQEILSQAKRLDYVLRLMDRQAPTAQVPTGPNGAWLRYRKQFITPDNVQNGVAFWNQHEETLNRAWQVYGVPPEIIVGIIGVETRWGRVMGKTRILDALATLSFNYPRRAEYFSSELETFLLMARDEQDDPLDLKGSFAGAMGYGQFMPSSYKQYAVDFNGDGHINLWDPEDAIGSVANYFKEHGWVKGDPVAVQANGQAPGLENGFKTKYSVSQLAAAGLMPMQSLGDHQQASLLRLDIGTGYQYWYGLPNFYTITRYNHSTHYAMAVWQLGQAVALARVPAASPFSQ is encoded by the coding sequence ATGTTTAAGCGTCGTTATGCAGCGCTGTTACCTGCGCTGATTATGCTGGCTGCCTGCAGCAGCAAACCAAAAACAGAGGAAGTTCAGCAGACGGCTGGTGCCCCTTCCGGTGGCTTCTTACTTGAGCCGCAACACAATGTGATGCAAATGGGTGGCGACTTCGCCAACAACCCGGCGGCTCAACAGTTCATCGATAAAATGGTGAGCAAACACGGCTTTAATAAACAGCAGTTGCAGGAGATCCTGTCGCAGGCGAAACGTCTGGATTACGTGCTGCGCCTGATGGACCGACAGGCACCGACAGCTCAGGTGCCGACCGGACCAAACGGGGCATGGCTGCGTTATCGCAAGCAGTTTATCACCCCAGATAATGTGCAAAATGGCGTTGCCTTCTGGAATCAACATGAAGAGACCCTTAACCGCGCCTGGCAGGTGTATGGCGTGCCGCCGGAAATTATCGTCGGCATTATTGGCGTGGAGACCCGTTGGGGCCGTGTGATGGGGAAAACGCGCATTCTTGATGCGCTGGCAACGCTCTCCTTCAACTATCCGCGTCGCGCCGAGTATTTCTCTTCTGAACTGGAAACCTTCCTGCTGATGGCCCGCGACGAGCAGGACGATCCGCTGGATCTGAAAGGCTCTTTCGCAGGGGCGATGGGCTATGGCCAGTTTATGCCCTCTTCGTATAAGCAGTACGCGGTAGATTTCAACGGAGACGGCCATATCAATCTGTGGGATCCGGAAGATGCCATCGGCAGCGTGGCGAACTACTTTAAAGAACACGGTTGGGTGAAGGGCGATCCGGTCGCCGTTCAGGCTAACGGGCAGGCCCCGGGGCTGGAAAATGGGTTTAAAACCAAGTACAGCGTATCCCAGCTGGCCGCCGCCGGTTTAATGCCTATGCAGTCGCTGGGTGACCACCAGCAGGCGAGCTTGCTGCGTCTGGATATCGGTACCGGTTATCAATACTGGTATGGTCTGCCAAACTTCTACACCATTACCCGCTATAACCACAGCACCCACTACGCAATGGCCGTGTGGCAACTGGGCCAGGCCGTTGCGCTGGCGCGCGTGCCTGCGGCGTCGCCGTTCAGTCAGTAA
- the norW gene encoding NADH:flavorubredoxin reductase NorW, protein MNNGIVIIGSGFAARQLVKNIRKQDPSVPLTVIAADSMDEYNKPDLSHVISQNQRAEDLTRQTAGEFAEQYNLRLFPYTWVTDIDAAAHVVKAKDHTWQYDKLVLATGASAFVPPVEGRELMITLNSQQEYQASETWLRDAQRVMIVGGGLIGTELAMDFCRAGKAVTLVDHAASILSALIPAEVSSRLQHRLTDMGVHLLLKSQLQSLTRTETGIRATLDRNRNVDIDVVIAATGLRPETALAHRAGAEANRGVKVDSYLQTTQPDIYALGDCAEINGQLLPFLQPIQLSAMYLAKNLLGGSAPLKLPAMLVKVKTPELPLHLAGETQRQDLNWQITIEPQGMVAKGADSEGQLRAFVVSEDRMKEAFALLKSLPA, encoded by the coding sequence ATGAATAACGGAATCGTGATCATCGGCTCGGGCTTTGCCGCCCGCCAGCTGGTGAAAAATATCCGCAAACAGGATCCCAGCGTTCCGCTGACGGTGATTGCTGCCGACAGCATGGACGAGTACAACAAACCTGATTTAAGCCACGTCATTAGCCAGAATCAGCGTGCCGAAGATCTCACCCGCCAGACGGCGGGGGAGTTCGCGGAACAGTACAACCTGCGCCTGTTCCCCTATACCTGGGTCACCGATATCGACGCCGCTGCGCACGTCGTGAAAGCGAAAGATCATACCTGGCAGTACGACAAACTGGTGCTGGCCACGGGCGCCTCCGCTTTTGTGCCGCCGGTTGAAGGCCGCGAGCTGATGATTACGCTGAACAGCCAGCAGGAGTACCAGGCCAGCGAAACGTGGCTTCGCGACGCGCAGCGCGTAATGATTGTTGGCGGCGGCCTGATTGGCACCGAGCTGGCGATGGACTTTTGTCGGGCGGGTAAAGCCGTCACGCTGGTCGATCACGCGGCCAGCATTCTGTCGGCGCTGATACCCGCCGAAGTCAGCAGTCGCTTACAGCACCGTTTAACCGATATGGGCGTACACCTGCTGCTGAAATCTCAGCTGCAAAGCCTGACCCGTACCGAAACCGGCATTCGCGCCACCCTCGATCGCAACCGCAACGTAGATATTGATGTGGTGATTGCCGCCACAGGGTTGCGTCCGGAAACGGCGCTGGCGCACCGCGCGGGAGCGGAGGCAAACCGTGGCGTGAAGGTCGACAGTTACCTGCAAACCACGCAGCCCGACATCTATGCGCTGGGCGACTGCGCTGAGATCAACGGCCAGCTTCTGCCCTTCCTGCAGCCGATACAGCTTAGCGCGATGTATCTGGCGAAAAACCTGCTCGGGGGCAGCGCGCCCCTGAAATTACCCGCGATGCTGGTGAAGGTGAAAACGCCTGAACTGCCCCTGCACCTTGCAGGCGAAACCCAGCGTCAGGATCTTAACTGGCAAATCACCATCGAACCACAGGGCATGGTGGCTAAAGGCGCTGACAGCGAGGGACAGCTACGCGCCTTCGTGGTCAGCGAAGATCGCATGAAGGAGGCCTTTGCCCTGCTGAAATCTCTGCCCGCTTAA
- the recA gene encoding recombinase RecA, which translates to MAIDENKQKALAAALGQIEKQFGKGSIMRLGEDRSMDVETISTGSLSLDIALGAGGLPMGRIVEIYGPESSGKTTLTLQVVAAAQREGKTCAFIDAEHALDPVYARKLGVDIDNLLCSQPDTGEQALEICDALARSGAVDVIIVDSVAALTPKAEIEGEIGDSHMGLAARMMSQAMRKLAGNLKQSNTLLIFINQIRMKIGVMFGNPETTTGGNALKFYASVRLDIRRIGAVKEGDNVVGSETRVKVVKNKIAAPFKQAEFQIMYGEGINFFGELVDLGVKEKLIEKAGAWYSYNGDKIGQGKANAISWLKENPAAAKEIEKKIRELLLSNQDSKPDFAVDDADVEETKEDF; encoded by the coding sequence ATGGCTATCGACGAAAACAAACAGAAAGCGTTGGCGGCAGCACTGGGCCAGATCGAAAAGCAATTCGGTAAAGGCTCCATCATGCGCCTGGGTGAAGACCGTTCCATGGATGTTGAAACTATCTCCACCGGTTCGCTTTCTCTGGATATTGCTCTGGGCGCAGGTGGTCTGCCGATGGGGCGTATCGTAGAAATTTACGGTCCAGAATCTTCCGGTAAAACAACCCTGACTCTGCAGGTTGTGGCTGCGGCGCAGCGCGAAGGTAAAACCTGTGCGTTTATCGATGCTGAGCACGCGCTGGATCCGGTATATGCCCGCAAGCTGGGTGTTGATATCGACAACCTGCTCTGTTCTCAGCCGGACACCGGTGAACAGGCTCTGGAAATCTGTGACGCGCTGGCGCGCTCTGGCGCAGTTGACGTCATCATCGTCGACTCCGTTGCGGCACTGACGCCGAAAGCAGAAATCGAAGGCGAAATCGGCGACTCTCACATGGGCCTTGCGGCACGTATGATGAGCCAGGCGATGCGTAAGTTGGCGGGTAACCTGAAGCAGTCCAACACGCTGCTGATCTTCATCAACCAGATCCGTATGAAAATTGGTGTGATGTTCGGTAACCCAGAGACCACCACCGGTGGTAACGCGCTGAAATTCTACGCCTCTGTGCGTCTGGATATTCGCCGTATCGGTGCCGTGAAAGAGGGCGATAACGTCGTCGGTAGCGAAACCCGCGTGAAGGTCGTGAAGAACAAAATCGCCGCGCCGTTCAAGCAGGCTGAGTTCCAGATCATGTACGGCGAAGGTATCAACTTCTTCGGTGAACTGGTTGACCTGGGCGTGAAAGAGAAGCTGATCGAGAAGGCTGGCGCCTGGTACAGCTACAACGGTGACAAGATTGGTCAGGGTAAAGCGAATGCTATCTCCTGGCTGAAAGAGAACCCGGCTGCAGCGAAAGAGATCGAGAAGAAAATCCGTGAACTGCTGCTCAGCAATCAGGATTCTAAACCGGACTTCGCGGTCGATGATGCCGACGTTGAAGAAACCAAAGAAGACTTCTAA
- the recX gene encoding recombination regulator RecX, with translation MSESTPRRPAYNRLLDRAVRILGVRDHSEQELRRKLMAPVMGKKGPEEIDASAEDYDRVIAWCYEHNYLDDNRFIARFIASRSRKGYGPQRIRQELNQKGINREATERAMRECEIDWCEQAREQAVRKYGEPLPKEFSEKVKIQRFLLYRGYLMEDIQDIWRNFAD, from the coding sequence ATGAGCGAATCAACCCCACGACGACCGGCCTACAACCGCTTGCTGGATCGCGCGGTACGCATACTCGGCGTGCGCGACCACAGCGAGCAGGAGTTGCGCCGCAAATTAATGGCACCCGTGATGGGCAAAAAGGGGCCGGAAGAGATCGATGCCAGCGCAGAAGATTACGATCGCGTCATTGCCTGGTGCTATGAACACAACTATCTGGACGACAACCGCTTTATCGCCCGCTTTATTGCCAGCCGCAGCCGCAAAGGTTACGGCCCTCAGCGTATACGCCAGGAGCTGAATCAAAAAGGGATTAACCGTGAAGCCACGGAACGGGCAATGCGCGAGTGCGAAATAGACTGGTGTGAACAGGCGCGAGAGCAGGCCGTACGTAAGTACGGTGAGCCGTTGCCAAAAGAGTTTTCAGAAAAAGTAAAAATCCAGCGCTTCTTGCTCTATCGCGGCTACCTGATGGAAGATATTCAGGATATATGGCGTAATTTTGCCGATTGA
- the gutQ gene encoding arabinose-5-phosphate isomerase GutQ, which yields MSDFLLNAGRQTLMLELQEASRLPERLGEEFVCAANTLIHCEGKVIVSGIGKSGHIGKKIAATLASTGTPAFFVHAAEALHGDLGMIESRDVLLFISYSGSAKELDLIIPRLQEKSVDLLAMTGKTRSPLALAAKAVLDISVEREACPMHLAPTSSTVNTLMMGDALAMAVMQARGFNEEDFARSHPAGALGARLLNKVHHLMRTGDAIPQVKLTTSVMDAMLELSRTGLGLVAVCDEREQVKGVFTDGDLRRWLVGGGTLQAIVSEAMTPGGQTLNADSRAIEAKEVLLKRKIAAAPVVDEHGKLCGAINLQDFYQAGII from the coding sequence ATGAGTGATTTTCTGTTAAATGCAGGCCGTCAAACCCTGATGCTGGAGCTACAGGAGGCCAGTCGCCTGCCTGAAAGGCTGGGGGAGGAGTTTGTCTGTGCGGCAAATACGCTTATCCACTGCGAAGGCAAAGTGATTGTCTCGGGTATTGGTAAATCAGGCCATATCGGCAAGAAGATTGCGGCCACCCTCGCCAGCACCGGCACGCCAGCCTTTTTCGTCCACGCAGCAGAGGCGCTGCACGGAGATTTGGGCATGATTGAAAGCCGTGACGTGCTGCTGTTCATCTCTTACTCTGGCTCGGCCAAAGAGCTGGATCTGATCATCCCACGCCTGCAGGAAAAATCGGTCGACCTGCTGGCGATGACCGGCAAAACCCGTTCCCCGCTAGCGCTGGCCGCCAAAGCGGTGCTGGATATCTCAGTCGAGCGCGAAGCCTGCCCAATGCACCTGGCCCCCACCTCCAGCACCGTGAATACGCTGATGATGGGCGATGCGCTGGCCATGGCAGTGATGCAGGCACGTGGCTTTAATGAGGAAGACTTTGCGCGCTCCCATCCGGCGGGTGCCCTGGGTGCGCGTCTGCTTAATAAAGTGCACCATCTGATGCGCACCGGCGATGCCATCCCGCAGGTGAAACTCACCACCAGCGTGATGGATGCAATGCTTGAACTGAGCCGTACCGGGCTGGGTCTGGTTGCGGTATGTGATGAGCGCGAGCAGGTGAAAGGCGTCTTTACCGACGGCGATCTGCGCCGCTGGCTGGTAGGCGGCGGCACGCTGCAGGCCATCGTCAGCGAGGCAATGACGCCCGGCGGCCAGACGTTGAACGCCGACAGCCGGGCCATTGAGGCCAAAGAGGTACTACTGAAGCGTAAGATCGCCGCCGCCCCGGTGGTGGATGAGCACGGCAAGCTCTGCGGTGCCATCAACCTTCAGGACTTCTATCAGGCCGGAATTATCTAG